The Desulfofundulus salinus genome includes the window GAGCACTTCCACCGGTACATTTTCCCGCAGGCCGCCGTCTACTAACAGCCGGCTGCCGATTTTTTTCGGTTCAAACAGTCCCGGAACTGAACAGCTGGCCCGAACCGCCTGGGCCACCGGTATCCCCCGGATAAAAAAAATATCCTCGGGTGGAGGGCTGTGGGTGACATCTTCACTGACGAAAATAATACGGTGGCCAGTATGAATATCCACCGAAGTAATGGCCAGCAACTTCCCCAGCTGCCGGAAGGTTTTCCGCTCTACCAGGTGTTCCACCCAGCTTTCCAGTTTATAACCGGACATTAACCCCAGGGGAGAAGGAAAGGGTATGGGCAGGTGAAGCAGATCAATGAGGACCTTTACGGCCATGGCTCCCAGGTTAACAAACATGGGACCCAAATCATAAATATCCTGGGGATTTACTTCCAGGGCCAGCTTTTCCATTTCCCGGATGCTCCAACCGCTACAGTAAAGCGCGGCAACAATACTGCCCGCACTGGTTCCCGCTACCAGCTGCGGTTCAATCCCCTCGGCAGCCAACGTCTTCAAAACACCAACATGGGCTATGCCCCGCAAAAAACCGCCACCTAAAGCCAGTCCCAGCTTAACCCCGCCCCCCATGACCATCCCTCCTGGAGGATCAATTATACTATTTCATGGTATGAGGAAAAGCACCCGGTGATTCCTGACGCCTCTTTTTAAAAAAAGGACCGGCTGC containing:
- a CDS encoding patatin-like phospholipase family protein, which encodes MGGGVKLGLALGGGFLRGIAHVGVLKTLAAEGIEPQLVAGTSAGSIVAALYCSGWSIREMEKLALEVNPQDIYDLGPMFVNLGAMAVKVLIDLLHLPIPFPSPLGLMSGYKLESWVEHLVERKTFRQLGKLLAITSVDIHTGHRIIFVSEDVTHSPPPEDIFFIRGIPVAQAVRASCSVPGLFEPKKIGSRLLVDGGLRENVPVEVLHLLGADVVVGVDVGYEGEHYKPIENMVQLLTQSLDIIGSEVTRVKLENYADVVIRPILTGVTPWDFSRNAYCIAQGEKAARAALPELKRVLQEKRSRR